A window from Acidimicrobiales bacterium encodes these proteins:
- a CDS encoding branched-chain amino acid ABC transporter permease, translated as MTEFLQFVVSGVAVGCKYALVALGFVIIFKATGVINFAQGGFVMLGAYLTYNAGTTWGLPFWLAVIVAMLATALVGMLLERLVLRRMVGRPAFALIMITVGLLFIIQEVVTTIWGFDALNLGDPWGVDVVNVGDIVITVANIWSMILTAVVVSAFFLFFRFSALGLAMRATALDQEAALAQGMSAKRVWAASWGIAGAVAAIAGVTIASGSGNLTPQVQFIALLAFPAIILGGLDSPGGAVLGGIIIGVVQSLTAGYQEDYFSWVGTGFQSVMPYVVMLLILLFRPYGLFGTKEVKRV; from the coding sequence GTGACCGAGTTCCTCCAGTTCGTCGTCTCGGGGGTGGCGGTGGGGTGCAAGTACGCCCTCGTGGCCCTCGGGTTCGTCATCATCTTCAAGGCCACGGGGGTCATCAACTTCGCCCAGGGCGGCTTCGTGATGCTCGGCGCCTACCTGACCTACAACGCCGGCACCACCTGGGGCTTGCCGTTCTGGCTGGCGGTGATCGTGGCGATGCTCGCCACCGCGCTGGTGGGCATGCTGCTCGAGCGCCTCGTGCTGCGGCGCATGGTGGGTCGACCGGCGTTCGCGTTGATCATGATCACGGTCGGGCTCTTGTTCATCATCCAGGAGGTCGTGACCACCATCTGGGGCTTCGACGCCCTCAACCTCGGCGACCCGTGGGGCGTCGACGTGGTGAACGTCGGTGACATCGTCATCACGGTCGCCAACATCTGGAGCATGATCCTCACCGCCGTCGTGGTGAGCGCCTTCTTCCTCTTCTTCCGCTTCTCGGCGCTCGGCCTGGCCATGCGGGCCACGGCCCTCGACCAGGAGGCGGCGCTCGCCCAGGGCATGAGCGCCAAGCGGGTGTGGGCGGCGTCGTGGGGGATCGCCGGTGCGGTGGCGGCCATCGCCGGGGTGACCATCGCCTCGGGGTCCGGCAACCTCACCCCGCAGGTGCAGTTCATCGCCCTGCTGGCCTTCCCGGCGATCATCCTCGGGGGCCTCGACTCGCCCGGCGGCGCGGTGCTCGGCGGCATCATCATCGGGGTCGTCCAGTCGCTGACCGCGGGCTACCAGGAGGACTACTTCTCCTGGGTGGGCACCGGCTTTCAGTCGGTCATGCCCTACGTGGTCATGCTGTTGATCCTCCTGTTCC
- a CDS encoding AMP-binding protein gives MTDIAVTGVAGPALEGELEPTLPAVLVRRARDTPDALALRKKTLGRWKPYSWSDYARRTAAVASGLEKLGVGPGDRVAVLSENRPGWVFVDLAVQALGGVTVGVYPTSPPAELEYLLNHCGAKVLVAEDEEQVDKFVEIRDRVPSVEKVVVLDPRGIRTMSTDGQLLTFAALNALGEDATLDDLDRRAAAVDPASAAIIVYTSGTTGPAKGAMLSHANLTAAAVAAREQFAVDGRSEVLSYLPLCHVAERLISVMGALGSGYVVNFGEGGDAFAGELREVQPTFFLGVPRVWEKMMASVEIRMADATWLKRAVYRHFTKRGAKLGAKRRRGGLGFGGSISYAIGWVLLYRPLRQKLGLLRIKDALSGAAPIAPQVLEFFWSLGVPVREGYGQTENTAQATLTPEGDVRIGKVGRPVPGSEIRIADDGEILTRGPGTFMGYYADPDATASTLDADGWLHTGDVGDLDADGYLTISDRKKDIIITAGGKNISPSEIENRLKVSPYVREAIVIGDRRKYLSALIGIELDTVANWAQQRRLVFTTYEDLSSKPEVVDLVREWVDEVNRDLAQVETIKAFRLLRKELDQEDGEITATAKVKRTAVAAEFSDVIESMYEGAS, from the coding sequence GTGACCGACATCGCCGTCACCGGCGTCGCCGGCCCGGCGCTCGAGGGCGAGCTCGAGCCCACGCTGCCCGCCGTGTTGGTGCGTCGGGCCCGTGACACGCCCGACGCGCTGGCGCTGCGCAAGAAGACGCTCGGGCGCTGGAAGCCGTACTCGTGGTCCGACTACGCCCGGCGCACGGCGGCGGTCGCATCGGGGCTCGAGAAGCTCGGGGTCGGCCCGGGCGACCGGGTGGCGGTGCTGTCGGAGAACCGCCCGGGATGGGTGTTCGTCGACCTCGCGGTGCAGGCCCTCGGTGGCGTCACCGTCGGCGTCTACCCCACCTCGCCGCCGGCGGAGCTCGAGTACCTGCTCAACCACTGCGGCGCCAAGGTGCTGGTCGCCGAGGACGAGGAGCAGGTCGACAAGTTCGTCGAGATCCGTGACCGGGTGCCGAGTGTCGAGAAGGTCGTCGTCCTCGACCCCCGGGGCATCCGCACCATGTCGACCGACGGCCAGCTGCTGACCTTCGCGGCGCTGAACGCCCTCGGCGAGGACGCCACGCTCGACGACCTCGACCGACGCGCCGCGGCCGTCGACCCCGCCTCCGCGGCGATCATCGTCTACACGTCCGGGACGACCGGCCCCGCCAAGGGAGCGATGCTCTCCCACGCCAACCTCACCGCCGCCGCGGTGGCCGCTCGCGAGCAGTTCGCCGTCGACGGCCGTTCCGAGGTGCTCTCCTACCTGCCGCTGTGCCACGTGGCCGAGCGGCTCATCTCGGTGATGGGCGCCCTGGGGTCGGGTTACGTCGTCAACTTCGGCGAGGGCGGTGACGCCTTCGCCGGCGAGCTGCGCGAGGTCCAGCCCACCTTCTTCCTCGGGGTCCCGCGGGTGTGGGAGAAGATGATGGCGTCGGTCGAGATCCGCATGGCCGACGCCACCTGGCTCAAGCGGGCCGTCTACCGGCACTTCACCAAGCGGGGCGCCAAGCTCGGGGCCAAGCGCCGCCGGGGCGGCCTCGGGTTCGGCGGTTCCATCAGCTACGCCATCGGGTGGGTGCTGCTCTACCGGCCGTTGCGCCAGAAGCTGGGGCTGTTGCGCATCAAGGACGCGCTGTCCGGGGCGGCGCCGATCGCCCCGCAGGTCCTCGAGTTCTTCTGGTCGCTCGGTGTGCCGGTGCGCGAGGGGTACGGCCAGACCGAGAACACCGCGCAGGCCACCCTCACCCCCGAGGGCGACGTGCGCATCGGCAAGGTCGGGCGGCCGGTGCCCGGCAGCGAGATCCGCATCGCCGACGACGGCGAGATCCTCACCCGGGGCCCGGGCACCTTCATGGGTTACTACGCCGACCCCGACGCGACGGCGTCCACCCTCGACGCCGACGGGTGGCTGCACACCGGCGACGTCGGCGACCTCGACGCCGACGGGTACCTCACGATCTCGGACCGCAAGAAGGACATCATCATCACCGCCGGGGGCAAGAACATCTCCCCGTCGGAGATCGAGAACCGCCTCAAGGTGTCGCCGTACGTGCGGGAGGCCATCGTGATCGGTGACCGGCGCAAGTACCTCTCGGCCCTCATCGGCATCGAGCTCGACACGGTGGCCAACTGGGCGCAGCAGCGCCGGCTGGTGTTCACCACCTACGAGGACCTGTCGTCGAAGCCGGAGGTCGTGGACCTCGTGCGCGAGTGGGTCGACGAGGTCAACCGCGACCTCGCCCAGGTCGAGACGATCAAGGCGTTCCGGCTGCTCCGCAAGGAGCTCGACCAGGAGGACGGGGAGATCACGGCGACGGCGAAGGTGAAGCGCACCGCGGTGGCCGCGGAGTTCTCCGACGTGATCGAGTCGATGTACGAGGGGGCCTCGTGA
- a CDS encoding ABC transporter ATP-binding protein, whose translation MSDVGGAAAPEETLLSVERVSLRFGGVNALTGVSFDVRRGELFAVIGPNGAGKTSIFNCLNGVYRPQEGSIRLRGRELVGTGSRRIAELGIARTFQNLGLFTNLNVIDNLMLGRHHLMRTGFFSGALWFGRARREEIDNRLAVEEIIQLLELQAYRYRPVGLLPYGIQKRIELGRALAMEPALLLLDEPVAGMNLEETEDMARYILEIREALDLAMILVEHDMHMVMDLADRVMALDFGVPIATGTPAEIQSDQRVIDAYLGVGS comes from the coding sequence ATGTCCGACGTGGGCGGGGCCGCGGCCCCCGAGGAGACGCTGCTGTCGGTCGAGCGGGTGTCGTTGCGCTTCGGTGGCGTGAACGCCCTGACCGGGGTGAGCTTCGACGTGCGTCGGGGCGAGCTCTTCGCGGTGATCGGCCCGAACGGCGCCGGCAAGACGTCGATCTTCAACTGCCTGAACGGTGTGTACCGGCCCCAGGAGGGCTCGATCCGCCTGCGCGGGAGGGAGCTCGTCGGCACCGGCTCGCGTCGGATCGCCGAGCTCGGGATCGCCCGCACGTTCCAGAACCTCGGGTTGTTCACCAACCTCAACGTGATCGACAACCTGATGCTGGGTCGCCACCACCTGATGCGGACCGGCTTCTTCTCCGGTGCGCTGTGGTTCGGGCGGGCCCGGCGCGAGGAGATCGACAACCGGCTCGCCGTCGAGGAGATCATCCAGCTCCTCGAGCTGCAGGCCTATCGCTACCGGCCGGTGGGGCTGTTGCCCTACGGCATCCAGAAGCGGATCGAGCTGGGTCGGGCCCTGGCCATGGAGCCGGCCCTGTTGCTGCTCGACGAGCCGGTGGCCGGCATGAACCTCGAGGAGACCGAGGACATGGCCCGCTACATCCTCGAGATCCGGGAGGCCCTCGACCTCGCCATGATCCTCGTGGAGCACGACATGCACATGGTCATGGACCTCGCCGATCGGGTGATGGCCCTCGACTTCGGCGTGCCCATCGCCACCGGCACCCCCGCCGAGATCCAGTCCGACCAGCGCGTCATCGACGCCTACCTGGGGGTGGGCTCGTGA